The window GACGCGTCGGTCTATCCTTTTCAGGGGTTCACCCGTGCGAGCCTCGCAGTCGGTCCGCGATTAGTCGATCCACGGGCCGAGGAGTCCAGCGACGCAATACGGAACATGACCACCCGCTGACAACGATCGCGCCATGAGATTGGGGGGATCGATGTGCGCCGCCGCCAGAGTCGTACCTCATCACGGCCGTCTGGCAAGACCCAGGCTCGCGCGAGGACGGCCGCCCGCCCCGCGGCCGGCGCGGCGGCGAAGCGCCGCGAGGGCAGGGTGATCGGTCGCGGCGCGCCGTCGAGCAATGCCCAGCCGGTCGGAACGACATCGGCGCTCGGTTTCGCGTTCGGCAATCCCCACCCGACGCCTGACGACTACAATACCCTCGATCCGAAAGACGTGTTCGCCGATGCCAACATCAAGTCGACGCCGTCGCCGGAGCCGGTGCCTCCGCCGTGGCGGACGCCGCCCGTGCTGGCGTTCTCGGACGTGCTCGGCGCGGATATCCTCTCGCAGATTCAGCAGTCGGGGCGAATCGTGTTTCACGCGGTCGGCGACACCGGAGGGATCAAGCAGCCGTCCGACCAATTCGCGGTCGCGGACGCGATGAGCGCCGATCTCGCCGGTGCGACGTACGCGGCCGGGCGGCCGGCGTTCTTCTTCCATCTCGGCGACGTCGTCTATTACTACGGGCAGGAGCGCTACTACTACGACCAGTTCTACGATCCGTACCGGGACTACGACGCCCCAATTTTCGCCGTACCCGGGAACCACGACGGCGTCCTGTTTCCGGGCGAGCCGGTCAAATACTCCCTCGAACCGTTCTGCAATAATTTCTGCACGGCGACGTCGATGCACCATGTGGTCGCCCAGGGCTGCGCGCGGACGACGATGACGCAGCCCGGTGTCTACTTCACGCTCGACGCGCCGTTCGTGAAGATCATCGGGCTGTACTCGAACACGAGCGAAGGCGCGACGCAGGGGCTGATCAGCGGGCCGAAGGTGGGCCCGGCGCAGCTCGCGTTTCTGCAGAGCCAGCTGCA of the bacterium genome contains:
- a CDS encoding metallophosphoesterase — translated: MIGRGAPSSNAQPVGTTSALGFAFGNPHPTPDDYNTLDPKDVFADANIKSTPSPEPVPPPWRTPPVLAFSDVLGADILSQIQQSGRIVFHAVGDTGGIKQPSDQFAVADAMSADLAGATYAAGRPAFFFHLGDVVYYYGQERYYYDQFYDPYRDYDAPIFAVPGNHDGVLFPGEPVKYSLEPFCNNFCTATSMHHVVAQGCARTTMTQPGVYFTLDAPFVKIIGLYSNTSEGATQGLISGPKVGPAQLAFLQSQLQTAAAQRAKNDRRALVIAVHHPPFTGSGSHTPNPAMLADIDAACQKAGIYPDVVLSGHAHLYERYTRTVAGRQIPYVVGGNGGYFNLSGFKPGAGGKQPKPPVKGTDAAGNPLTLESFADKLYGYLRLTVTPGTLSCEFVSVDKATGKKTVPDAFNLNLAAHQVTSRPRAS